One window of the Leptotrichia massiliensis genome contains the following:
- a CDS encoding DKNYY domain-containing protein, which produces MKTKFFKVILGVFILANFGMAEYVKKDNEIYYKYGKEDDSGFKVENVDLKTFKILNDKYAKDDKSVYFLGNKSFEDVDSKTFEVLPDNYSKDKNNVYSPINEWIQKMNGANPKTIKVLSQYYSKDDKNVFYNSDKILNADINSFVVLEGDHSHAKDKNSVYYSGEKIEGANPKTFKVISDGSYSKDDKNVYAGLDIVKGADPQTFKEVSGTNYARDKNNLYYYFGDVKNLGKINEKDFKVLDNDLIKNGNEIFYSGEKLGIKNPEEFEIIKNNSSNSSTIIYGKDNENIYAITPYKETGYLIIKNVDKDTFEVMKDSNYSKDKNNIYYTRMDVIQLQDVDKNSFTIVEDEDFSYDKKNVYYRGRKLNDISPNGFKVVRLVNRRNIPLNFLSDSKNIYKLVTVYDEKTDKLKSVKVVAVKNPKVDSKTFEIFDYWENYFRDKNNVYYENELYKMGLKKIAGADRKSFKVLNDEFSKDKNNVYYYGNKINGVSPDGLEFVGNKFVFKNHEDFVSFIKDKNNVYYLKGKIGNEKYEIMPLNFDSKTFKYSNNGFYELINSNYTGYFQDKNGVYYFNGLAKLTPNNILSKVENADIPSFVQYMAGYAKDTNKVYCGTKEVKGADVESFAAFTIDGEDIIKDKNKIYKYTDSCEQ; this is translated from the coding sequence ATGAAAACTAAATTTTTTAAAGTTATATTAGGGGTGTTTATTTTAGCAAATTTTGGAATGGCGGAATATGTGAAAAAGGATAATGAAATTTATTATAAATATGGTAAAGAAGATGATTCAGGATTTAAAGTTGAAAATGTGGATTTGAAAACATTTAAAATATTGAATGATAAATATGCGAAAGATGATAAAAGCGTTTATTTTTTGGGAAATAAATCTTTTGAAGATGTGGACAGTAAAACTTTTGAAGTGCTACCAGACAATTATTCAAAAGATAAAAATAATGTTTACAGTCCAATTAACGAATGGATTCAGAAAATGAACGGGGCAAATCCAAAAACAATAAAAGTTTTGAGTCAATATTATTCAAAAGATGATAAAAATGTATTTTATAATTCAGATAAAATTTTAAATGCAGACATAAATTCGTTTGTGGTTCTGGAGGGAGACCATAGTCATGCAAAAGACAAAAATTCAGTCTATTATTCAGGAGAAAAAATTGAAGGTGCGAATCCAAAAACATTTAAGGTGATTTCAGACGGATCATATTCCAAAGATGATAAAAATGTGTATGCTGGATTAGACATTGTAAAAGGTGCAGATCCCCAAACTTTTAAGGAAGTTTCTGGAACAAATTATGCCAGAGATAAGAATAACCTGTATTATTACTTTGGAGATGTTAAAAATCTTGGGAAAATAAATGAAAAAGATTTTAAAGTTTTGGATAATGATTTGATTAAAAATGGAAATGAAATATTTTATTCTGGAGAAAAATTAGGTATAAAAAATCCTGAAGAATTTGAAATAATAAAAAATAATTCAAGTAATTCAAGTACGATTATTTATGGAAAAGATAATGAAAACATATATGCCATAACACCATACAAAGAAACTGGGTATCTTATAATAAAAAATGTTGATAAGGATACTTTTGAAGTAATGAAAGATAGCAATTATTCTAAAGATAAAAATAATATTTATTATACAAGAATGGATGTTATCCAATTACAAGATGTAGATAAAAATAGTTTTACTATTGTAGAAGATGAAGATTTTTCATATGATAAAAAAAATGTTTATTATAGAGGAAGAAAACTAAATGATATAAGCCCAAATGGCTTTAAAGTTGTAAGGCTTGTTAATAGACGAAATATACCACTTAATTTTTTGAGTGATAGTAAAAATATATATAAACTTGTTACAGTATATGATGAAAAAACTGATAAACTGAAAAGTGTAAAAGTAGTTGCAGTAAAAAATCCTAAAGTAGATTCTAAAACTTTTGAAATATTTGATTACTGGGAAAATTATTTCCGTGATAAAAATAATGTATATTATGAAAATGAATTGTATAAAATGGGCTTAAAAAAAATAGCAGGTGCAGACAGAAAAAGTTTTAAGGTTTTGAATGATGAATTTTCAAAAGACAAAAACAATGTTTATTATTATGGAAATAAAATAAACGGTGTAAGTCCAGATGGATTGGAGTTTGTTGGAAACAAATTTGTATTTAAAAATCATGAAGATTTTGTTTCTTTCATAAAAGATAAAAATAATGTTTATTATTTGAAAGGGAAAATTGGAAATGAAAAATATGAAATAATGCCTTTAAACTTTGACAGCAAGACCTTTAAATATTCTAATAACGGTTTTTATGAATTAATTAATTCAAATTATACTGGTTATTTTCAAGATAAAAATGGAGTTTATTATTTTAATGGATTAGCTAAATTAACTCCAAATAATATTTTATCTAAAGTTGAAAATGCTGATATTCCATCATTTGTACAATATATGGCAGGTTATGCAAAAGATACAAATAAAGTATATTGTGGAACTAAGGAAGTTAAAGGTGCAGATGTTGAAAGCTTTGCAGCATTTACTATAGATGGTGAAGATATAATAAAAGATAAAAATAAAATTTATAAATACACAGACAGTTGTGAACAATAA
- a CDS encoding TrmH family RNA methyltransferase translates to MRDVIASPDNKFYKLLKKLDKKKYRDENSIFKAEGEKFLNENINFNKIIVKESKFEYFDEKYKISKHDNLTILKDNLFDEVSTQENSQGIIFLYSKNLNTIEDIQGDVVILDDIQDPGNAGTIIRTMIAANFQNLILTKGSVDVYNPKTVRATMSGIFKLNIIYETPEKIVEFLNNKNYLKIATALHEDSISYEKIELCENNAFIFGHEGGGVSEYLIENSDIKAIIPIYGNIESLNVSVATGIFLYKMREKLQGL, encoded by the coding sequence ATGAGAGATGTAATAGCAAGTCCAGATAACAAATTTTATAAATTGTTGAAAAAGCTGGATAAAAAGAAGTATCGTGATGAAAACAGTATTTTTAAGGCTGAAGGGGAAAAGTTTTTAAATGAGAATATTAATTTTAATAAAATTATTGTAAAGGAATCGAAATTTGAATATTTTGATGAAAAATATAAAATTTCTAAGCATGATAACTTGACAATTTTGAAGGATAATCTGTTTGATGAAGTTTCAACTCAAGAAAATAGTCAGGGAATAATATTCCTGTATTCTAAAAATTTAAATACAATTGAGGATATACAGGGAGATGTTGTAATTCTTGATGATATTCAGGATCCGGGAAATGCTGGAACTATCATTAGAACAATGATTGCCGCAAACTTTCAGAATTTAATTCTGACAAAGGGTTCAGTAGATGTTTACAATCCAAAGACAGTACGTGCTACAATGAGCGGGATATTCAAGTTAAACATAATTTATGAAACACCTGAAAAAATTGTGGAATTTTTGAATAATAAAAATTATTTAAAAATAGCGACTGCTTTACACGAAGATTCGATTTCCTATGAAAAAATAGAATTATGCGAAAATAATGCGTTTATTTTTGGACACGAAGGTGGCGGAGTGTCTGAATATCTGATAGAAAATTCTGATATAAAGGCGATTATTCCGATTTATGGGAATATAGAATCATTGAATGTGAGTGTAGCGACAGGGATTTTTCTTTACAAGATGAGAGAGAAATTGCAAGGATTATAA
- a CDS encoding BRO-N domain-containing protein, whose product MENNIQIFEGKKIRSVWDNEKEEWYFSVVDVVGALTDSVNARDYWYKMKKRMTDEEKSELSTICRQLKLKAPDGKMRLTDVADIQGIFRIIQSIPSPKAEPFKMWLAQVGKDRIDEITDPELTIDRALETYLKKGYSKEWINQRLQAIQVRKECKSME is encoded by the coding sequence ATGGAGAATAATATACAAATATTTGAAGGTAAAAAAATTAGGTCTGTTTGGGATAATGAAAAAGAAGAATGGTATTTTTCTGTTGTCGATGTTGTAGGAGCATTAACGGATAGTGTAAATGCTAGAGATTATTGGTATAAAATGAAAAAAAGAATGACAGATGAGGAAAAAAGTGAATTGTCGACAATTTGTCGACAGTTGAAGTTAAAAGCACCTGATGGAAAAATGAGATTAACAGATGTCGCTGATATACAAGGAATTTTCCGAATTATTCAGTCAATTCCGTCTCCTAAGGCAGAACCATTTAAAATGTGGCTGGCACAAGTGGGAAAAGACAGAATAGATGAAATTACAGATCCAGAACTAACTATTGATAGGGCATTGGAAACATATTTGAAAAAAGGATATTCAAAAGAATGGATAAATCAGAGATTACAGGCGATTCAAGTTAGAAAGGAATGCAAGAGCATGGAGTAA
- a CDS encoding TfoX/Sxy family protein encodes MASSKEYLNFVLEQLSEVENVRYRGMMEEYILYYREKVIGGIYDDRFLVKAVKSAKELMPNALHEIPYEGAKEMLLVDDVENKELLKNLFEAMYDELPVLKKKKK; translated from the coding sequence ATGGCTTCAAGTAAAGAATATTTAAATTTTGTATTGGAACAGTTGTCGGAAGTGGAAAATGTTAGATATAGAGGGATGATGGAGGAATATATTCTTTATTATAGGGAAAAAGTTATTGGTGGGATTTATGATGACAGGTTTCTTGTGAAGGCTGTAAAATCCGCAAAAGAGCTTATGCCGAATGCTTTGCATGAAATTCCTTATGAGGGGGCAAAGGAAATGTTGCTTGTTGATGATGTTGAAAATAAAGAGCTTTTGAAGAATTTATTTGAAGCGATGTATGATGAACTTCCTGTTTTGAAGAAAAAAAAGAAATAA
- a CDS encoding deoxyribonuclease IV, whose product MSKKEMFKIGSHVGMSGKDMLLGSVKEAVSYGSNTFMIYTGAPQNTRRKPIDELNIEAGLKLMKENNIDIDDIVVHAPYIINLGNAIKPETFEIAVQFLRTEIERTDAIGAKRIVLHPGAHVGEGEEVGINKIIEGLNEVLTKDQKTTVALETMAGKGTECGRSFEEIAKIIDGVKLKDKLTVCFDTCHVHDAGYDIVNDFEGVIEQFDKIVGIDRISVIHLNDSKNVCGAHKDRHENIGFGKIGFEVLNKIAHFEKFSHLPKILETPYVALNDDKKAKKVPPYKFEIEMLRAGKFDKDVMEKIKNQ is encoded by the coding sequence ATGTCGAAAAAAGAAATGTTTAAAATTGGATCACATGTGGGAATGAGTGGGAAAGATATGCTTTTGGGATCGGTTAAGGAAGCGGTTTCTTATGGCTCGAATACTTTTATGATTTATACTGGAGCACCACAGAATACACGGAGAAAGCCGATTGATGAGCTGAATATTGAGGCTGGGCTTAAACTTATGAAGGAGAATAATATTGATATTGATGATATTGTTGTGCATGCTCCTTATATAATTAATCTTGGGAATGCGATAAAGCCTGAAACATTTGAGATTGCGGTGCAGTTTTTGAGAACAGAGATTGAAAGGACAGATGCTATTGGAGCGAAGAGAATTGTTCTTCATCCAGGTGCTCACGTTGGGGAAGGTGAAGAAGTTGGGATTAATAAGATTATTGAAGGACTGAATGAAGTTTTGACAAAAGATCAGAAAACAACTGTGGCACTTGAGACGATGGCTGGAAAAGGTACGGAATGCGGGAGAAGTTTTGAAGAAATTGCAAAAATTATTGACGGTGTAAAATTAAAGGATAAACTGACAGTATGTTTTGATACTTGCCACGTTCACGACGCTGGATATGATATTGTAAACGATTTTGAAGGAGTTATTGAGCAGTTTGATAAAATTGTTGGAATTGACAGGATTTCGGTAATTCATTTGAATGATAGTAAGAATGTGTGTGGTGCACATAAAGATAGGCATGAAAATATAGGGTTTGGAAAAATTGGATTTGAAGTGTTAAATAAAATTGCACATTTTGAAAAATTTTCTCATTTGCCAAAGATTCTGGAAACACCTTATGTGGCCTTGAACGATGATAAAAAGGCTAAAAAAGTTCCGCCGTATAAATTTGAGATTGAGATGCTTAGAGCTGGCAAGTTTGACAAAGATGTGATGGAGAAAATCAAAAATCAGTAA
- a CDS encoding NAD(P)H-dependent oxidoreductase, with translation MLKDKELTKKEMFEIFNRRYACKKYDKTKVVSDEDFMAIIETGRLSPSSFGLEPWKFILVKNEEMLNDMREFAWGAINSLNGASHIVMVLARKGVTGDSGYFEKIGKEIKNISDENLKIRKEFFTKFQKEHFKLLESERALFDWASKQTYIAMVNMMNMAAALGIDSCAIEGFNKEMAEKYFSEKGVFDLKEYGISYFVSFGYRDEDITPKTRREPSEVYEVVE, from the coding sequence ATGTTAAAAGATAAAGAATTAACAAAAAAGGAAATGTTTGAAATATTTAACAGAAGATATGCGTGCAAAAAATACGATAAGACAAAAGTTGTTTCAGACGAAGATTTTATGGCAATTATTGAGACAGGTAGGCTTTCTCCTAGTTCTTTTGGGCTTGAGCCTTGGAAATTTATTCTTGTGAAAAATGAGGAAATGCTGAATGATATGAGAGAGTTTGCTTGGGGAGCGATTAACAGTTTGAATGGGGCGAGCCATATTGTTATGGTGCTGGCTAGAAAAGGTGTTACTGGCGATAGCGGATATTTTGAAAAAATTGGGAAGGAAATAAAAAATATTTCTGATGAAAATTTGAAGATTAGAAAAGAATTTTTTACAAAATTTCAAAAAGAGCATTTTAAGTTGCTGGAAAGTGAAAGAGCATTATTTGACTGGGCTTCAAAACAGACTTACATTGCAATGGTAAATATGATGAATATGGCTGCGGCTCTTGGGATTGACAGCTGTGCAATTGAAGGGTTTAATAAAGAAATGGCTGAAAAATACTTCTCTGAAAAAGGTGTGTTTGATTTGAAGGAATATGGAATTTCGTATTTTGTAAGTTTTGGGTATAGAGATGAGGATATTACTCCGAAAACTAGAAGAGAACCAAGTGAAGTTTATGAGGTTGTTGAGTAG